The Sorex araneus isolate mSorAra2 chromosome 5, mSorAra2.pri, whole genome shotgun sequence genome has a segment encoding these proteins:
- the DRD5 gene encoding D(1B) dopamine receptor, which produces MLPAGRNGTAERARAGQPQLRAQGPAAPLGPAQVVTAGLLTLLVVWTLLGNALVCAAVMRGRQLRAKIANVFIASLAVSDLLVALLVMPWKAVAEVAGYWPFGAFCDVWVAFDIMCSTASILNLCVISVDRYCAISSPFRYQRRMSRRVAWVTVGLAWALAVLVSFIPVQLHWHRDPAGSWRGPAAPNGTAVAGSCDSSLNRAYAISSSLISFYIPVAVMLVTYWRIFRIARAQTRRIAALERAAHARSLGASLQSETKALQTLSVIVGVFVCCWLPFFVLNCMVPFCSGAGFPCVGETTFDVFVWCGWANSSLNPIIYAFNADFRRVFAQLLGCGRLCPGTAVQTVDLGHELTPCGQVTAVHREMAAACSQVIPNAVTPGEPEWSQGEEEQEEEEGPSDPVSLVSGTSPEPDAVAQSAWELDCEGEISLGRRTPFTPGGLR; this is translated from the coding sequence ATGCTGCCCGCGGGGCGCAATGGCACGGCagagcgggcgcgggcggggcagCCGCAGCTGCGGGCGCAGGGGCCCGCCGCGCCGCTGGGGCCCGCGCAGGTGGTCACCGCCGGCCTCCTGACCCTGCTCGTCGTCTGGACTCTGCTGGGCAACGCGCTGGTGTGCGCGGCCGTCATGCGCGGCCGCCAGCTGCGCGCCAAGATCGCCAACGTCTTCATCGCGTCTCTGGCGGTGTCGGATCTCCTCGTGGCGCTGCTGGTTATGCCCTGGAAGGCGGTGGCCGAGGTGGCCGGCTACTGGCCCTTTGGGGCCTTCTGCGACGTCTGGGTGGCCTTCGACATCATGTGCTCCACCGCGTCCATCCTGAACTTGTGCGTCATCAGCGTGGACCGCTACTGCGCCATCTCCAGCCCCTTCCGCTACCAGCGCAGGATGAGCCGGCGCGTGGCCTGGGTCACGGTGGGCCTGGCCTGGGCCCTGGCGGTCCTGGTGTCCTTCATCCCCGTGCAGCTCCATTGGCACCGTGACCCGGCCGGCTCCTGGCGCGGGCCAGCAGCTCCCAACGGGACGGCCGTGGCGGGCAGCTGCGACTCCAGCCTGAACCGCGCCTATGCCATCTCCTCGTCCCTCATCAGCTTCTACATCCCCGTGGCCGTCATGCTGGTCACCTACTGGCGCATCTTCCGCATCGCGCGCGCTCAGACTCGCCGCATCGCCGCCCTGGAGCGCGCGGCGCACGCGCGGAGCCTGGGCGCGTCCCTGCAGAGCGAGACCAAGGCCCTGCAGACGCTGTCGGTGATCGTGGGCGTCTTCGTGTGCTGCTGGCTGCCCTTCTTCGTCCTCAACTGCATGGTCCCCTTCTGCAGCGGCGCCGGCTTCCCCTGCGTGGGCGAGACCACCTTCGACGTGTTCGTCTGGTGCGGTTGGGCCAACTCCTCGCTCAACCCCATCATCTACGCCTTCAACGCCGACTTCCGCCGGGTGTTCGCCCAGCTGCTGGGCTGCGGCCGCCTCTGCCCTGGCACGGCCGTGCAGACAGTGGACCTCGGCCACGAGCTCACCCCCTGTGGCCAGGTCACCGCCGTCCACCGGGAGATGGCGGCTGCCTGCAGCCAGGTGATCCCCAACGCTGTGACCCCGGGAGAGCCCGAGTGGTCCCAGGgcgaggaggagcaggaggaggaggaggggccttCTGATCCCGTGTCTCTGGTCTCGGGCACCTCTCCAGAGCCGGATGCCGTGGCCCAGTCTGCTTGGGAGCTGGACTGCGAGGGGGAAATCTCCTTAGGCAGAAGAACGCCTTTCACCCCAGGGGGACTTCGCTGA